The genomic interval GTGCACTACCCTAGTTTGGAGTTGAATGTAAGCAGGCTGCCCCTAACCGCTAAGTTCATAGATCTTGTCGAATTCATTGCAAGGATCAAATGATCATCGTAAGGCGTTAGATTTCCAAGTGAATCATTGTTCAAGATCTTCGACAACGCAATTGAGAGAGAGTTTACGCAAGCATTACCTGATATCATCTTGATGCTAAGAAATTatgcaaattttgaattttactaaatatatatatttttttttttgataaaagtggataaaccacaaatttattgaaaataaaaaatatattttctatttgtgcatgagttttatgttttcaGCATTTTTCTTCCCCACTTGTAtgttataattacatatttatttttttaattattttagtatgTTAAGTAATTCAACTAAGTCAATAGAATAAACAGAGAAAATTATACATGGCCTTTCAAAGTGAATGTCATGCCCCGTACTCGGCTCGCCTAACCAGGTGCACTAACAAACGGCCGTACAGCCATAGTGCATAGCATATTAGGTTTGTAAGACCTTAGAACTTACCTCAAGATAGAGCATCTGTAAATTCCAAAAGTCAAGATCCGAAATGTACAAAATTTACTAAATACAAGCTCAGAGTTTATAATACAGACAAAAATTTGATCTCAAACTAGACCAAGGATAGGTCTGCTACATGTTTACTCCCATTAAGCTATTATACtcctaatatgaaaaaaaaaaaaaaaaaaaaaaattcaacaaacagATTATAAGCAtgacagcccagtaagtaatccactaAAAATAACTAGGACCATGAAGGGTTTCATAGATTCAAAATCATGAATGAATAATACAACATAGATAATGTTTACAAAACATAGTTCAGGAAATCAAACTAAGTCAACgaagataaaaattataagatctTCAAATATATACGTCTCTCAATTTACTATGGCCAAAACAAACTAtcagaggtcatttgtttaaactcgGTGACTTGAGTCAAATTTTCAGAGCTCATTTGTTTACCATCGGTGACTTGAGCCAAATTATCAGAAATAGTTATTCTATCACCGATGGCATAGTGCAAAACTATGGTCTTATATTAGAGTTTCATATCAAcatggtcaatgtttaaccccagTGACAAGGTTAGTACATAGTTACTTGGAGACtaaacttatttatttcaaaacttTGTTATCTGATAACCAAACAGAATATAAGAATTTTAACAGGAtttaagacatatcaaaatttgcaaaataaTTCATCAAGCAAACATACTAACATATACATGATCCTTGTTCTTATATagcaaaaataattcaattatattcaaaacaattaacaaatttaatatatcaaagattaacaaatataatcaagatttcaaagattaacaaatataattgaGATGTGGGAATTGACGTTtaggtaaaaaaataattcaaaattttaatatatatatatatatgatgtcagaaaattaatcaaagtccaacaatagttttaaaattataaaagcaaactttaaaaagaatttaaataaataaatgaacaaattcATAATATCGGTAATCAGaaatcgtatatatatatatatatatacatttatatgtggTGAAACTTACTTGATTAACGCTCAAAACTCCAAATTCCACACTGAATCAAGTTTCCCAAATACCCTATATTTAGGAGTAAATTCCAAGGATATCAAAACTCCCTCAACACAAGCATTGCAATTTGCTAAAATACTTGATTCGATCCATTTTACACATTCTGGgatatgtaaaaataaaaggatatCAAGAGACTGGTGATGCTACAAAAGTTAAGATGCTAATAAGCAATGGtattataaaatgatattttagaagggtacaaatgaaaaaaaaaaggtaaagcTATTATTCTACACTACGAAATACTGATTCTtgtgagggtacaatagcaattatccACTCTAAGGGGTATACGAACAATTCCATCATAACCATCGAGTACTAAATCCCTCATAACTTTACatatacttttccaaatcacaaatttaaaaattctaaaaaaagtAGACACCTAAGACTATGACATATCGTAAATTCACAATATTCAAAGTACTACTCAAATTATGGCATTCATTTGATTCTCCAGCTATTTCTGCAAACTTGCAATTCAGACATATACATTTCAAACATGCATATCTCTCAGCCTACAACtccaaaataaatgatattttgctGGCAATCACATAACTTAATAAGGAAAACTTTTCTATTTTCACCTTACCCAATTCAATCTccataatcataaaaaataccCATAAATTTTCAAGTTCTGTATAGAAATCTCATCCGAGATAGTTTACTAACAGAACTATATCTTATAAACTGCAAATGAATAAATTCTGAAATTCCGCAGGTATTTAGCCATCGTCAAActctacaagtttttttttttattttactctcctccaaattcttcCTCTAAGACCCCTAAAATGGAGGAGGGGTTTCTGTTattatcaaaaatgaaaatttgaaatctatcaaatgaaataaactaataatttcCCTCTCATGGCAAAATATTGTATTTCAATCAACCACACATCACATTACATCAATTATATCATGCAAAACCTCATCCTTGAGTCATGGTTAAGTCCATAAAACACCATGGTCAAAGATCCTAAGATTATACTAAGGTGAAGACATCAGAAGAGAAAACGAAAAAAATCCTGCAAACTATAAATTGGGAACAAGCCCTAAAAACTCAAAAGTTAAATCTAAGGGTTCAAGATGAATTACAAATAGGAACAAATTCTAGggttttagaaagaaaaaaccTCATAGAGCCAACAAGCATCAACAAGAAGAATAAACTTCTGCACAAAGCTCAAAGATCTTGCCTTGACAGTTGAATCAAAACAACTCTCAATGAGAAGATCCACTCGTCCTTACCATCGGCACCACTATATAGGAAAGGAGAGGAaggttgagttttttttttattcttttatttgacAAAGTCAGGATATCCTAGCTTGTGGGTCATGGGATAGAATCAGATCACGAGATTTAAAAATCTAAGGATAAGAGCAGGGTTGGCTTAAAATTTAGGTAGAATACCCGACTAAGTCCCTCCAATATAATCAATCTGCTCCTTTGATctctctaatatgatttgtccctAAGAGAtccctctattttaatatttggaaaatgtaagtctctctctctaatataatttgtctttAGAAGGTCCGTATGAGGATTTACAtttcttaaatattaaaataaagggaCATCCTAGatacaaatcatattagagggattaaaagagtatattgattatattagagggattaaatagggtattctaactaaaatttaaaatttaaagtaattaagagtttaaaaaagttaaaactaataataaatataataatattattactaagcATAAAAAGGGTGGGGTCTAcagtgaaaaacaaaaaggcaTTATATtgaacaaaagagaataaatgGAGAAAAGTATGCATGACTTTAATGGCATGTGTCCCAAAAGATTCACAAGCGCAGAGCAATCCATCCCCAACATCAAGAGGAGTCTTTCTTTTTAGGGGTCCCAGCTCGCCAACACAAGTGCCCCTGTCATCCCCAGGAGCGGCTCCAAGGATTCACAACTTTAGCGGTATGTGTCCCTGACTGCTCATTCTTTGTGCCACCTGGTGGGGGTTTCCCCTGGGTCTCTTTCTGTTTTTGTCTGTTGTGTTTTCCTGTTCTTGTTTTGTTGTAAGGGTTtccccttttattttttttttgtccagtCTCGTGTTTGTTCTTGTGTTTCTTGCGTTTTTTTGTCAGTGTCACCCCTTGTTGATCAGGTTGTGGTGTTTTTTGTCTATGGTTTGTTTCGTTAATGCTATCTTTGGGTCATCTATCCACTttgtcaagaaaaaaaaaaaagtatttatgaCTTCTGATTGCACCATAATCATCAAGACTATTGTTGAGTCCAAGAATAATCAGAAAGATCAACCGAGGTTCCGGACATCAAATAATATTCTATATATAACCGGCAGAGTTTTATCTCATACCTCATACCTCATAAACCATGAAAAGATAtggccatcttcttcttctccaccgttGTACAATATTTAACTTCTTCTACTTTCTCATCCAATGGGCATTTCTCCATGCCAACTCTGCAAACCTAGCCATGGAAATCCTCAAAACTGAATGCACTGGCAGCACGTACAAACAAAACAGCACCTTCTCCACCAACCTCAACTCCCTCTTATCCGCCCTCAAAGACAACTCCTTATCCTCCATGTCCATCAACCAAACCTCCGGCGAGGCCCCAGCCACAGTCTTCGGCCTATACTTCTGCACTGGTGACCTTTCACATGGCGACTGCCAATTCTGCATTCAAAGAGCCATCGAAGACATCAATGGTAGTTGCTCAAACTACAAACAAGCCATCATATGGTATGAATACTGTCAGCTACGTTACTCTGATACCAATTTCTTTGGAGTTCCAGACACTAATGGCTTCAGCATGGTCAATTATAAAGAGATCACCACTTCATCAAAGCCAGTGGAAGTGGTGTCCCAGTTAGTACGGGAGGCTCCACTAGCGCAGCCTCTCATGTTCAAATCCCTAGCTCTGGAAATTGAAAGCTTGTATGCTCTTGCACAGTGTTCTTCAGATTTAACCACTAAAGAATGCAGTAACTGCTTGACTACCATATTGGCAAACATCAAGGCTTGTTGCAGCAGTGCTAAGGGATGGAGGTTTTTGGCTCCTAGCTGTTGGATAAGGTATGAAGCCACACCTTTTCTTCGGAATCTCAATGGAACCCGTACATACATCACTAAAAGCTATTGTTCAAGCGATGACTTCCCAGCTTCTAATGGCCTGAATGCCACCGCACAGCTTGAGAGCCTCCTTTCTAGCTTAACCGAACAAGCTCCGTCCTTTAATGGCTTCTACAATACAAGTGAAGGAGAGGACATGAATAAGATCTATGGCTTAGCACTCTGCAGAGGAGATCTACAAAACAAAACGGATGATTGCCAGAGCTGCCTGCAGGATGCAAGTAAAAGTATAGTAGAAGACTGTCCAAACAAAACACAAGCCATTGAATGGTATGAGAAGTGCTTTATTAAGTACTCGAACCAGAACTTCTTTGGGAAGGTGGACACTGATAGTGTTCAGTGGCTATGTAGCGTGAACTACCTATCGGCAGAGGCGAGCAATGCTACGGTGAATCTGGCGTTGGGGTTGATCAATGACACGGTCAATAATCAGATGTTTGTGGGTGCTGAAGAAGAGGAGATCAGTAACTCATTGAAAGCCTATTTTCTCTTGCAGTGCACTAGAGATCTTAGTAAGGATGGATGCAGGCGATGCTTGCAGACTGGGATGAGCCAGGTGTCCAATGAATGCAACCAAACCAATGGGTGGCGCTATCTCTCAAGTAGTTGTACCTTGAGGTTTGAGGTCGGTCCTTTCTTTGATACTGCCTTGATATCGAATTTATCTTCCCCAGTGTCTCCTAAACTAAACAATGGTGGCGGTGAGtgatctttgctttttttttttccaccaaGATTTACTTTGCATGTTATGCTTGTTATATAGTGTAATAAGTTCATGCATTTacagaaggaaagaagaagttaAACAGTGTTAGTATTGCTGTCATTGCTGCCCCTGTTTTGGGATTTATCCTTTTGGGTTCTTGTATCCTCTATATATGGTGGAGGTTGAGGCATAGAAAtggtatttatatacatatatgtatatgctaCTTAATTATCCTTTTTTGATTGTTTGAGATGCTTATATGGTTAGTAATATACCTCTTTTCTTATTCtcaggaagaagaagaaagcaattTGATGAATACAGGCCACTCACTAGTAATGATTTGCCATTCATGGATCTTGCTACAATACAAGCAGCAACTGGTGGCTTCGCTGTTGAAAATAAGCTTGGAGAAGGGGGATTTGGTCCTGTTTATAAAgtaattaatcataataattgtttttcttaccactaattaaaaataatatgcacCTTCATACTCATTTGCCCTTTACTTTGTCGTTTGTcaactttgtcaaaaaaataaaaataaaaataatacagcTTCTGATAAGAGATTATCATGTTTTCAGGGTGTTCTGAATAATGGAACAGAGATTGCAGTTAAGAGGCTTTCACCAAAATCCAAGCAAGGTGCCATTGAATTTGAAAATGAGGTGAAGTTGATTGCCAAACTCCAGCATAGAAATCTTGTCAGAATGCTTGGTTGGTGTgctgagagagaagaaaagctACTTATCTATGAATATCTGCCAAACAAAGGCCTTGATGCTCTGCTTTTTGGTCAGTTCCAAACCAAACATGCTCTGCTACTTAATATATTCAAACACTTACATTGTTTTTTCCCTCAATTTTGATTAACAGATTCAGAAAAGCGAGCACAACTAGATTGGAATAGACGGCTAAAAATCATTGGTGGAATCGCCAAAGGCCTTCTCTATCTCCATGAAGACTCACTGCTCAAAGTCATTCACAGGGACCTCAAGGCCAGTAATGTTTTATTAGACAACAAAATGACACCCAAGATATCAGACTTTGGCATGGCCAAGATatttggaggagaagaaaatGAAGCCAACACAAACAGAGTTGTCGGAACTTAGTAAGCAAAACTCTTCTCTATGATGTTTATTAAACTATATACTCCCATACTAACCCCCAATATGAAACTTTGAGCAGTGGATACATGGCCCCAGAGTATGCAATGGGGGGTCTATTTTCTGTGAAGTCTGATGTTTTTAGCTTTGGAGTTCTCTTAATAGAAGTACTCACAGGACAAAGAAATGGAAAAGAACACTTCGGAGAATATGGCCAGACTCTTATCAGAAATGTAAGTTATTATGCTAATTCAAAGCAATTAGAACAAGTGATTAATAAGATTATAACTGTAAATTATATTGAACCATATTAGATGTGGCATTTGTGGATTCAAGACAAGGCACTGGAGTTGATGGATCCTTTACTTGGACATTCATATCCGGTTAATGAAGCTAAAAAGTACATCAAAATAGGATTGTTATGCGTACAGGAAAACACAGAGGAGAGGCCTACAATGTCTATTGTTGTTCATATGTTTAGGAGTAGTGATGAAACAGTATTCCCAGCGCCCAGCCAACCTCCCACTTTCATGAAGCACAGAGATGGATCACCTTTTTTCAACGATAACATGGTAGATGGATCATCTTCAAGCATCAACTCTCAGTCACTTGGTTTGCATTCTATCAATGGTATTACCATGTCTGAAATTGAGGCTAGATAGTTGTGTAAAATGACAAAGGAATTCTCAATAAGAGGTTAATGAAGATGTTCTGTTCTTAACCTGAAGCCATACAGCTCTGCACCattcttatgttattattattattattattattattattattattattattattgacaaaGGCGACAAATGCAGGAAGACCCCTAGGGACTCAGTTAGACGTCACATGGGACGACTAAAGTCCTAGCATATGTACGTCTAGAATATCTTTCGAGAACCAAACTGAGTTAATAAACTCTCTACAGGAGACCCGTAAATAGTGAATTAACAACACTActacaatatttatatagtaGATTTATGTAATATGTTATACCAGTACAGCGTATGGATAGTTGTtacatcttttatttttaataaatatcttgtagtttatctacttttatattaaaaaaaaacttattatttcaTTACTTCGAAGATatttcaaagaaagaaattgtGTTTGCCAATCAGACATTGTACATGGTGGGGGTCATCAATGCTGACTGAATAAGGTTGGTAAAAATCCATTTCACTTCCAATCTTAAGTGCTTTACCTGATTGTTCTAACGAACAGGATGACTTAAATTACTGGTCTTTGGAAAAAAGTGGAACCTTCTCTATAAAGTTCTTCTTCAAGATGCTTATTGATGGAGGGATCCGATGTCCACTCTACCCTCAATTTTGGAAAGTCTACTGCCCAAGTAAAATCATGCTCTTTTGTTGGCTCGTTTGGCAAGATAAAATTCTCACACTtactaacatttttaaaaagggTTGCAACCAAAATGCCACAGATACATGCGTCCTCTACCACAAAGTTTCAGAAAATGTGgagcatttatttgttgaatatgaTTTCACGGATCGAATCTGGAACTTCTTCTTTCATACTATTGGTTTACACGAGACTACTCCTTCTATTCCTAGCTTATGGACCTCCTGGATACCATCCTTAAATGC from Dioscorea cayenensis subsp. rotundata cultivar TDr96_F1 chromosome 7, TDr96_F1_v2_PseudoChromosome.rev07_lg8_w22 25.fasta, whole genome shotgun sequence carries:
- the LOC120265215 gene encoding cysteine-rich receptor-like protein kinase 5, with the translated sequence MEILKTECTGSTYKQNSTFSTNLNSLLSALKDNSLSSMSINQTSGEAPATVFGLYFCTGDLSHGDCQFCIQRAIEDINGSCSNYKQAIIWYEYCQLRYSDTNFFGVPDTNGFSMVNYKEITTSSKPVEVVSQLVREAPLAQPLMFKSLALEIESLYALAQCSSDLTTKECSNCLTTILANIKACCSSAKGWRFLAPSCWIRYEATPFLRNLNGTRTYITKSYCSSDDFPASNGLNATAQLESLLSSLTEQAPSFNGFYNTSEGEDMNKIYGLALCRGDLQNKTDDCQSCLQDASKSIVEDCPNKTQAIEWYEKCFIKYSNQNFFGKVDTDSVQWLCSVNYLSAEASNATVNLALGLINDTVNNQMFVGAEEEEISNSLKAYFLLQCTRDLSKDGCRRCLQTGMSQVSNECNQTNGWRYLSSSCTLRFEVGPFFDTALISNLSSPVSPKLNNGGEGKKKLNSVSIAVIAAPVLGFILLGSCILYIWWRLRHRNGRRRKQFDEYRPLTSNDLPFMDLATIQAATGGFAVENKLGEGGFGPVYKGVLNNGTEIAVKRLSPKSKQGAIEFENEVKLIAKLQHRNLVRMLGWCAEREEKLLIYEYLPNKGLDALLFDSEKRAQLDWNRRLKIIGGIAKGLLYLHEDSLLKVIHRDLKASNVLLDNKMTPKISDFGMAKIFGGEENEANTNRVVGTYGYMAPEYAMGGLFSVKSDVFSFGVLLIEVLTGQRNGKEHFGEYGQTLIRNMWHLWIQDKALELMDPLLGHSYPVNEAKKYIKIGLLCVQENTEERPTMSIVVHMFRSSDETVFPAPSQPPTFMKHRDGSPFFNDNMVDGSSSSINSQSLGLHSINGITMSEIEAR